The Epinephelus lanceolatus isolate andai-2023 chromosome 11, ASM4190304v1, whole genome shotgun sequence genome window below encodes:
- the LOC144464786 gene encoding uncharacterized protein LOC144464786 — protein MEIAKATQCLTTAADMRETTKMLMQPNANWEEYLTPAPLSIAIMGELVFISSSDDFSINKNPPEKGYKYIQYPDSFRACLMQICNSGWHAFNEAHKNMDQIRLHTATVPDYMKAAVKLLFNAPDEVIDKLLPNQLENIRTIADECVTLSGSVEKKYTDVINLIQELLAACVNAERFHGEELEKVKMKIKENEIREKTATELKERSKKAMEAMEKEINEAQDSYKKAMDSLPSGWEMIGMDVVEGLSKAVTGLVNGVVNLVSSPIKTISDSAETLIDKFQGKESQNENVDVLSVGCKSAEILSIVGTLTQYLKEGKIAWQDLYDQKAQSTKTNWSQAQFKRISGALKKMKGSKLQNDALNLCELGINICEELATYKPGENWGDKKETELIKKLKKLDEESRIFDTKSKKVLGSPALSPTSPMMSKAQSSTGDQSASQRAADNARFKIEQSREQLKVTREAYEKSVERMEQNQKELTEILVEMQSCKLKEIDFETTIKMLVKGLDAMGRVKEQWEKMVRFFQMISNIIKCSLSKTLKDFVSTADDTKKLSYNNKLFVKDMLYNQAFQASNVASLVHMISGTYTEVSNKYLMDRVSSLGKLMAMDKEKPEFLQERLKLQQSCTAAQEGILMLVLKNKKEFERKTDDRMAEIENGLKAILPAAPPQETERIKEIVQAGFGGGEEDYY, from the coding sequence ATGGAAATTGCTAAGGCCACTCAGTGTCTCACCACTGCAGCAGATATGCGAGAGACCACCAAGATGCTGATGCAGCCTAATGCAAACTGGGAAGAGTACCTGACTCCTGCCCCCCTCTCCATCGCCATCATGGGGGAGCTCGTCTTCATCTCCTCATCTGATGACTTCTCCATCAACAAGAACCCCCCAGAGAAGGGCTACAAGTACATACAATACCCAGACTCGTTCAGGGCCTGCCTCATGCAAATCTGTAACTCAGGCTGGCATGCATTCAATGAGGCCCACAAGAATATGGATCAGATCCGCCTTCACACAGCCACAGTTCCTGATTACATGAAGGCAGCAGTCAAGCTCCTTTTCAATGCACCTGATGAAGTTATTGACAAGCTCCTGCCAAATCAGCTGGAAAACATTCGCACCATTGCAGATGAATGTGTGACACTGTCAGGCAGTGTTGAAAAGAAGTACACAGATGTCATCAACTTAATCCAGGAACTGTTGGCGGCCTGTGTCAATGCTGAACGCTTTCATGGAGAAGAGCTGGAGAAGGTGAAGATGAAGATTAAGGAAAATGAAATACGGGAGAAGACCGCCACTGAGCTTAAAGAACGGTCCAAGAAAGCAATGGAGGCCAtggaaaaggaaataaatgaagCACAAGATAGCTACAAGAAAGCAATGGACTCTCTTCCCTCCGGATGGGAAATGATTGGAATGGATGTGGTTGAAGGACTTTCAAAGGCAGTGACAGGATTGGTTAATGGAGTCGTTAACCTGGTAAGTTctccaataaaaacaatcagCGATTCAGCAGAAACACTCATAGACAAATTCCAAGGAAAGGAATCGCAAAATGAAAACGTAGATGTGCTCTCAGTCGGCTGTAAGTCTGCAGAGATTCTTTCCATTGTAGGAACTCTTACACAGTATTTGAAGGAAGGGAAAATAGCCTGGCAGGACCTGTATGATCAGAAAGCACAATCCACAAAGACAAACTGGTCTCAAGCTCAATTCAAAAGAATCTCTGGGGCCTTAAAGAAGATGAAAGGGAGCAAACTTCAGAATGATGCTCTGAACCTTTGTGAGCTGGGTATTAACATCTGTGAAGAACTGGCCACATATAAACCTGGTGAAAATTGGGGTGACAAGAAAGAAACAGAGCTCATCAAGAAACTGAAGAAACTGGATGAAGAATCCCGCATCTTTGacaccaaaagcaaaaaagtacTGGGCTCTCCAGCTCTTTCTCCTACATCACCAATGATGAGCAAAGCACAGAGCAGCACAGGAGATCAGTCTGCcagtcagagagcagcagatAACGCTCGTTTCAAAATTGAGCAGAGCCGAGAACAACTCAAGGTAACACGGGAGGCCTATGAGAAGTCTGTGGAGAGAATGGAGCAGAATCAGAAGGAGCTGACTGAGATCTTGGTTGAAATGCAGAGCTGTAAGCTCAAGGAGATTGACTTTGAAACCACCATCAAGATGCTGGTCAAGGGTCTCGATGCCATGGGCAGAGTCAAAGAGCAGTGGGAGAAGATGGTGCGCTTCTTCCAGATGATCTCTAACATCATCAAATGCAGCCTCAGCAAGACACTGAAAGATTTCGTCTCAACAGCTGATGATACAAAGAAACTCAGTTACAACAATAAACTATTTGTCAAAGACATGCTGTACAACCAGGCCTTCCAAGCCTCCAATGTTGCCAGTCTGGTCCACATGATCTCAGGGACCTACACTGAAGTGTCCAACAAGTACCTGATGGACAGAGTGAGCAGCCTGGGCAAGCTCATGGCCATGGATAAGGAGAAGCCAGAATTCCTTCAAGAGCGTTTGAAGCTGCAACAGTCCtgcacagcagctcaggaggGCATCCTTATGCTGGTCCTCAAGAACAAGAAGGAGTTTGAGAGGAAGACAGATGACAGGATGGCAGAAATAGAGAATGGTCTGAAAGCAATTCTGCCAGCTGCCCCACCCCAGGAGACTGAGAGGATCAAAGAAATAGTTCAAGCTGGGTTtggtggaggagaagaggatTACTACTAG